From a single Actinomyces viscosus genomic region:
- a CDS encoding YbhB/YbcL family Raf kinase inhibitor-like protein, producing the protein MTADLTRPRPPAPTGFLPSVPSFTLTSADLTEDGRIPDVFTAVHDNVSPALSWSGFPEQTQSFVVSCFDPDAPTMSGWWHWTIVDLDASVTSLERGAGASDLQLDGAAFHLAGDSGDHAWFGPYPPAGDGDHRYVFTVSALDVDTLGLNDEATPAMAAFTLAPHCIARATLTATYSVPGQPGAAVFLRDGK; encoded by the coding sequence ATGACAGCCGACCTCACTCGCCCCCGCCCGCCGGCCCCCACCGGCTTCCTGCCCTCGGTCCCCTCCTTCACCCTGACCTCTGCGGACCTGACCGAGGATGGGCGGATCCCGGATGTCTTCACCGCCGTCCACGACAACGTGTCCCCGGCCCTGAGCTGGTCGGGGTTCCCCGAGCAGACGCAGTCCTTCGTCGTGTCCTGCTTCGACCCGGACGCTCCGACCATGTCCGGCTGGTGGCACTGGACCATCGTGGACCTGGACGCCTCGGTGACCTCGCTGGAGCGGGGCGCAGGGGCCAGCGACCTTCAGCTCGACGGCGCCGCCTTCCACCTGGCGGGGGACTCGGGCGACCACGCCTGGTTCGGCCCCTACCCGCCCGCGGGCGACGGCGACCACCGTTACGTCTTCACCGTCTCGGCTCTGGACGTGGACACGCTGGGCCTGAACGATGAGGCTACTCCCGCCATGGCCGCCTTCACCCTGGCCCCGCACTGCATCGCCCGGGCCACCCTCACCGCCACCTACTCCGTGCCCGGCCAGCCCGGGGCCGCCGTATTCCTCAGGGACGGCAAGTGA
- a CDS encoding DNA polymerase Y family protein, with protein sequence MNPTQPNLPSGPPASRLVAIWVPDWPVVALTLEVRRQRRHLRAHHSSLHLPDPATEPVAVVGARGVLAASAPARSAGIATGMRLRTARSLCPALTVLPPQEDREARTFETVMEALTSLLADPIVARPGLALSGARGPATWAGGEEPLASALVEAVTQEADVECQVGIADSLSGAVLAARQGIIVEPGQTPDFLAPWPLEALLACLPLRRLRREARPLLETFTRLGLRTLADLACLPRKDVTARFGPLGERLHHLAAGTYHEASAMTRPAQDITVTSDLDPPVERTDTAAFAARHLAETLAARLLSEGLAVGRLAIEAHCEDGTELVRTWMLETTPTTTELTDRVRWQLEGWLSGRSGRPPASGLTHLGLTALELSPATAAQAGLWQAPGQQAEARARRAAERVESLIGAGTVQVPRVVPGRDPRSRARLVPWGEGERVGESASGGSAPWAGALPEPSPSIVLPRPVPVRLTDARGRELGVDIHGQLDGVPGFLSVSDSIGDVGDGVGGDAADGGGPEPVLLWAGPWPVDEGWWTPRGPSRRAYLQVVTAVGPPRLLVCSGGWWLDAVYS encoded by the coding sequence ATGAACCCGACGCAGCCAAACCTCCCGTCCGGCCCGCCCGCCTCCCGGCTCGTGGCCATCTGGGTCCCCGACTGGCCCGTCGTCGCCCTCACCCTGGAGGTCCGCCGACAGCGCCGCCACCTCCGCGCCCACCACAGCAGCCTCCACCTACCGGATCCCGCCACCGAGCCTGTCGCCGTCGTCGGTGCTCGCGGAGTCCTGGCCGCCTCCGCCCCCGCCCGCAGCGCAGGCATCGCCACCGGCATGCGACTGCGCACCGCCCGCTCCCTGTGCCCCGCTCTCACCGTTCTGCCACCCCAGGAGGATCGGGAGGCCCGAACCTTCGAAACCGTCATGGAGGCCCTCACCTCCCTTCTGGCGGACCCCATCGTGGCCCGACCCGGACTGGCCCTGTCCGGAGCCAGAGGACCCGCCACCTGGGCCGGCGGAGAGGAGCCCCTCGCCTCAGCCCTCGTTGAGGCCGTCACCCAGGAGGCCGACGTCGAGTGCCAGGTCGGAATCGCCGACTCCCTGTCCGGAGCCGTCCTGGCCGCCCGTCAAGGCATCATCGTCGAACCGGGACAGACCCCCGACTTCCTCGCCCCCTGGCCCTTGGAGGCGCTCCTGGCGTGCCTGCCCCTCAGGCGCCTGAGGCGCGAGGCCCGCCCCCTGCTGGAGACCTTCACCCGGCTCGGTCTGCGCACTCTGGCAGACCTGGCCTGTCTGCCCCGAAAGGACGTCACCGCCCGCTTCGGCCCCCTGGGGGAGCGGCTCCACCACCTGGCCGCCGGCACCTACCACGAGGCTTCCGCCATGACCCGGCCCGCCCAGGACATCACCGTCACCTCCGACCTCGACCCTCCCGTGGAACGCACAGACACCGCGGCCTTCGCCGCCCGCCACCTCGCCGAGACCCTGGCCGCCCGCCTCCTGTCCGAAGGGCTTGCCGTCGGACGCCTCGCTATCGAGGCTCACTGCGAGGACGGCACTGAGCTGGTCCGCACCTGGATGCTGGAGACCACCCCCACCACCACAGAGCTCACCGACCGCGTGCGCTGGCAGCTTGAGGGCTGGCTCTCCGGACGCTCCGGGCGCCCGCCCGCCTCCGGACTGACCCACCTGGGCCTGACGGCCCTCGAGCTGAGCCCCGCTACAGCTGCCCAGGCAGGGCTGTGGCAGGCACCCGGTCAGCAGGCCGAGGCGCGCGCCCGCCGTGCGGCCGAACGGGTGGAGTCCCTTATTGGAGCCGGCACCGTCCAGGTCCCCAGGGTCGTTCCCGGACGTGACCCGCGCTCGCGGGCTCGACTGGTTCCTTGGGGAGAGGGGGAGCGGGTGGGCGAGTCCGCCAGTGGTGGTTCGGCGCCCTGGGCCGGCGCCCTGCCCGAGCCCTCGCCCTCCATCGTCCTGCCTCGACCGGTTCCTGTGCGCCTCACCGATGCTCGGGGGCGCGAGCTCGGCGTCGACATTCACGGCCAGCTCGATGGTGTCCCCGGGTTTCTGAGCGTCAGCGACAGCATCGGTGACGTGGGTGATGGCGTTGGTGGCGATGCTGCCGATGGTGGGGGCCCGGAGCCCGTGCTCCTGTGGGCCGGGCCCTGGCCTGTCGATGAGGGCTGGTGGACCCCACGGGGGCCTTCCCGTCGCGCCTACCTCCAGGTGGTCACCGCCGTCGGGCCGCCCCGTCTGCTGGTGTGCTCAGGCGGATGGTGGCTCGATGCCGTGTACTCCTGA
- a CDS encoding phosphatase PAP2 family protein has translation MLSLDHLPDTWRTRRAGALAMTAVTTLSVFSWLALTTSAGTGLAPHDQSVTTWAVDGRHPALTVIMQVFTALGSTVGLTILTAICAVLLFLRGHQVRALVLTLTMVGSSLLTVGLKEIFGRARPSTDTLLGSPALTTSFPSGHSFNTAVFAGLLAGMVLLSTTATLYRALAIMAAVGATALVGTSRVYLGYHWMTDVLAGWSLGLAWLCLVTLALLWLQGRRRPAQVSGHASPDTPSGVHGIEPPSA, from the coding sequence ATGCTCTCACTCGATCACCTGCCCGACACCTGGCGCACCAGGCGTGCCGGCGCACTGGCCATGACCGCCGTCACTACGCTGTCGGTCTTCTCCTGGCTGGCCCTGACCACGAGCGCCGGAACGGGGCTGGCGCCCCACGACCAGAGTGTCACCACCTGGGCCGTAGACGGGCGCCACCCGGCCCTGACCGTCATCATGCAGGTCTTCACCGCCCTGGGGTCCACCGTGGGGCTGACGATCCTGACCGCGATCTGCGCCGTCCTGCTCTTCCTGCGGGGACACCAGGTGCGCGCCCTGGTCCTGACCCTCACGATGGTCGGCTCCAGTCTGCTGACAGTGGGGCTCAAGGAGATCTTCGGGCGCGCGCGCCCCTCCACCGACACCCTCCTGGGCTCGCCCGCCCTGACGACGTCCTTCCCCTCAGGGCACTCCTTCAACACGGCCGTCTTCGCCGGCCTGCTAGCGGGGATGGTCCTCCTGTCCACTACAGCGACCCTGTACCGGGCGCTGGCGATCATGGCGGCGGTGGGGGCGACTGCGCTGGTGGGAACCTCCCGGGTCTACCTGGGCTATCACTGGATGACCGATGTCCTGGCCGGCTGGTCCCTGGGGCTGGCCTGGCTGTGTCTGGTGACGCTGGCGCTTCTGTGGTTGCAGGGACGACGACGGCCGGCCCAGGTCTCCGGGCACGCATCACCAGACACACCATCAGGAGTACACGGCATCGAGCCACCATCCGCCTGA
- a CDS encoding thymidine kinase: MAKLYFRYGAMNSGKSTGLLQTAYNYEERGQRVLLIKAVVDTKGEDFVVSRLGVSRRVDLLVDADDDLRALVHQQALSAAQATPAGGDGSQGVARLREVLDCVLIDEAQFLTPLQVDQLMEIVLVDDVPVLAYGIRTDFRTVSFPGSRRLLEIAHSLEELKTICRCGRKAIFNARKVGESFVFDGDQVAIDSGGVTYESLCGKCYLSAGGRLSAQ, translated from the coding sequence GTGGCCAAGCTCTACTTCCGCTACGGCGCTATGAACTCTGGGAAGTCCACCGGACTGCTTCAGACCGCCTACAACTACGAGGAGCGTGGTCAGCGCGTCCTGCTCATCAAGGCGGTGGTCGACACCAAGGGTGAGGACTTCGTGGTCTCCCGGCTCGGGGTGTCACGTCGTGTCGACCTCCTCGTCGACGCCGACGACGACCTGCGCGCCCTGGTGCACCAGCAGGCGCTGAGCGCTGCTCAGGCCACTCCTGCCGGAGGCGATGGTTCGCAGGGGGTGGCGCGGCTGCGGGAGGTCCTGGACTGCGTGCTCATTGACGAGGCCCAGTTCCTCACGCCCCTCCAGGTGGACCAGCTCATGGAGATCGTGCTGGTCGATGATGTTCCCGTCCTGGCCTACGGGATCCGCACCGACTTCCGCACCGTCAGCTTTCCCGGGTCGCGGAGGTTGCTGGAGATCGCCCACTCCCTGGAGGAGCTGAAGACCATCTGCCGCTGCGGTCGCAAGGCCATCTTCAACGCCCGCAAGGTGGGGGAGTCCTTCGTCTTCGACGGCGACCAGGTGGCCATCGACTCCGGGGGCGTCACCTACGAGTCGCTGTGCGGCAAGTGCTATCTCTCCGCCGGCGGGAGACTTTCCGCCCAGTGA
- a CDS encoding SatD family protein — MNVSYALIADIVRSRDLPDRSRAQQVIYEALDHAAEGLTLTQRPYATVGDELQAVSATLADALTLTLRTHLLLPEGIGLRFGVGAGVISEVDGMVGDGSDGAARRPIQDGSAWWAAREAIDRAHALQDEGRSFIRTWLRIHPDEANGSEEERSEREGFVNSVLILRDQAVFRCQPRQRRMMAGLLMGRTQLEIARQEKVSQQAVSDFARGVGSSLLEVQKILDGMTERGKKDEVS; from the coding sequence GTGAACGTCTCCTACGCTCTCATTGCAGACATTGTCCGCTCACGCGATCTGCCTGACCGCAGCCGCGCTCAGCAGGTCATTTACGAGGCTCTGGACCATGCTGCCGAAGGTCTGACTCTGACGCAGCGTCCGTACGCCACGGTCGGAGATGAGCTGCAGGCGGTATCGGCGACCCTCGCTGATGCTCTGACTCTCACGCTGCGCACGCACCTTCTTCTGCCTGAAGGGATCGGTCTGCGTTTCGGCGTCGGTGCCGGAGTGATCTCCGAGGTCGATGGCATGGTGGGGGATGGATCCGATGGTGCTGCGAGGCGCCCGATTCAGGACGGCTCGGCATGGTGGGCAGCACGCGAGGCGATCGATAGGGCTCACGCACTCCAGGATGAGGGCAGGTCCTTCATTCGCACCTGGCTACGCATCCACCCGGACGAGGCGAACGGATCGGAGGAGGAACGGAGTGAGCGTGAGGGATTCGTCAATTCCGTGCTCATTCTGCGTGACCAGGCAGTGTTCCGTTGTCAGCCGCGTCAGCGTCGCATGATGGCAGGGCTTTTGATGGGGCGGACCCAGCTCGAGATCGCCCGTCAGGAGAAGGTGAGTCAGCAGGCCGTCTCTGATTTCGCTCGCGGTGTCGGATCCTCGCTGCTGGAGGTTCAGAAAATCCTCGATGGGATGACTGAGAGAGGCAAGAAGGATGAGGTCTCATGA
- a CDS encoding IS630 family transposase, translating to MRLKSEAVVLLSKGVDTAVVAQVVERTPETVRSWAREWNRYRLASIHTGHAGNLNASRLTATQRQEVAGVLSRPPSEQGLPIGFWDVPHLAAWVYDHFEVEYASAASYRFLLHMAGLSFHRPQTVDQRRPPQADVDQRMSQIRSEIVRKWSDPEVMVVCADEVRIEHEAIVRRAWIRRGDAARLEVDRRRQAQSYIGFLHETDGTVDLMTLDWQDTGTITQALIDLTVKHPDKKKIVIVWDNASWHRSAKLTNSLKTIKNLERIHLINLPAYSPDENPIEHVWKEAKDSISNHQRATFPQTRQAFETFIQANKFPYRLTK from the coding sequence ATGCGTTTGAAGTCCGAGGCGGTCGTGCTGCTGTCCAAGGGTGTGGATACCGCGGTCGTGGCCCAGGTCGTCGAGCGCACGCCCGAGACGGTGCGCAGCTGGGCTCGGGAGTGGAACCGGTACCGCCTGGCCTCAATCCACACCGGTCACGCCGGCAACCTCAACGCCTCCAGGCTCACCGCCACCCAGCGCCAGGAGGTGGCCGGGGTACTGTCCCGGCCCCCGTCGGAGCAGGGCCTGCCCATCGGGTTCTGGGACGTGCCCCATCTGGCGGCCTGGGTCTACGACCACTTCGAGGTGGAGTACGCCTCTGCCGCCTCCTACCGGTTCCTGCTGCACATGGCGGGCCTGTCCTTCCACCGCCCCCAGACCGTTGACCAGCGCCGCCCGCCCCAGGCGGACGTTGACCAGCGCATGAGCCAGATCCGTTCCGAGATCGTCCGCAAGTGGTCCGATCCCGAGGTGATGGTGGTGTGCGCCGACGAGGTGCGTATCGAGCACGAGGCGATCGTGCGCAGGGCGTGGATCCGCCGGGGGGACGCCGCCCGCCTGGAGGTCGACCGCCGCCGCCAGGCCCAGTCCTACATCGGCTTCCTGCACGAGACCGACGGCACCGTCGACTTGATGACCCTCGACTGGCAGGACACCGGCACCATCACCCAGGCCCTGATCGACCTGACCGTGAAGCACCCCGACAAGAAGAAGATCGTCATCGTGTGGGACAACGCCTCCTGGCACCGTTCAGCAAAGCTCACAAACAGCCTCAAGACCATCAAGAACCTCGAGAGGATCCACCTGATCAACCTACCCGCCTACAGCCCCGACGAGAACCCCATCGAGCACGTCTGGAAAGAAGCAAAGGACAGTATCAGCAACCACCAAAGAGCCACATTCCCCCAAACCCGACAAGCATTCGAGACCTTCATCCAGGCAAACAAGTTCCCCTACCGACTCACAAAATAA
- a CDS encoding ISAs1 family transposase, with translation MLAGCRSLTAIWEHTTDLTGADLRSLGLEEGQALPSESTIRRVLQDLDPADLDAHLMTWFYTRTGTINGRTVIAVDGKTMRAARRGEDPAPHLLAALDHATGAVLTQERVAGKSNEIPALRVLLEPLDLDGVVVTADAMHTQVDTARWITRRGGHYVFTVKGNQKTLRRTLKALPWKDVPSISSVERCHGRWVRRTVKALEAPKWVDFPAAAQVVQIRRTRTVKGRKRVEVVYLICSLPMTDAQPEAVAAWVRGHWGIENRLHWIRDVVFDEDRHQLSTRNGPEIMAALRNLAISLIRLFLGPGVSIASTTRSLSRRPKRAISLQTQPTP, from the coding sequence GTGCTGGCCGGCTGCCGGAGCCTGACGGCGATATGGGAGCACACCACCGACCTGACCGGCGCCGACCTGCGCTCTCTGGGGCTGGAGGAGGGGCAGGCCCTTCCATCGGAGTCCACCATCCGACGGGTGCTCCAGGACCTGGACCCCGCAGACCTCGACGCCCATCTGATGACCTGGTTCTACACGCGTACCGGCACCATCAACGGCCGCACAGTGATCGCCGTGGACGGCAAGACCATGCGTGCAGCGCGCAGGGGCGAGGATCCGGCGCCGCACCTCCTGGCCGCCTTGGACCACGCCACGGGCGCCGTGCTTACCCAGGAGCGGGTGGCCGGCAAGTCCAACGAGATCCCCGCACTCAGGGTTCTGCTTGAGCCCCTCGACCTGGACGGGGTCGTGGTGACCGCTGACGCCATGCACACCCAGGTGGACACCGCCCGGTGGATCACCCGGCGTGGTGGTCACTACGTGTTCACCGTCAAGGGCAATCAGAAGACCCTGCGCAGGACGCTCAAGGCCCTGCCGTGGAAGGACGTCCCGTCCATCTCCTCGGTCGAGCGCTGCCACGGTCGGTGGGTGCGGCGCACCGTCAAGGCCCTCGAGGCCCCTAAGTGGGTGGACTTCCCCGCCGCCGCCCAGGTGGTCCAGATCCGACGCACCCGAACCGTCAAAGGCCGCAAGCGTGTCGAGGTGGTCTACCTGATCTGCTCCCTGCCCATGACCGACGCCCAGCCCGAGGCCGTCGCGGCCTGGGTCCGCGGGCACTGGGGGATAGAGAACCGTCTCCACTGGATCCGGGACGTGGTCTTCGACGAGGACCGTCACCAGCTGAGCACCCGCAACGGCCCCGAGATCATGGCCGCCCTAAGGAACCTGGCCATCAGCCTCATCCGCCTCTTCCTCGGGCCCGGCGTCTCCATCGCCTCAACCACCAGATCCCTGTCCAGACGCCCCAAACGAGCCATCAGCCTACAGACCCAACCAACCCCCTAA
- a CDS encoding recombinase zinc beta ribbon domain-containing protein: MVQFQGVEYPGKHEPLVDEETWQAVQAVLGSHRSGERERMHNHFLKSTVVCGQCGSRLLVQNTKNGKGVLYPYFICARRQRLHDCSFKAVLIEVVEAQMQEVYRRLHVSEADRQEIERYLLAELARIEGEKDRNVRSLTVRRTNLEDERRRLLQAHYGGAVPLELLKEEQERLRRELAGIQRQLDAYQADAKLVRAHVEQALDLLEDCYRLYMAAPDHLRKQLNQVFFERVLVNPVVDEDGRVILPGDGGDGHGGLQDEDDDGVKGAGDEPDGQRGCDEQEIAVGRRQLSGGSQADDAGDEPTRRADEAPCSVRVADTSSDVWLEARLNRPFDQLASARLRAVARIAALRKTPTSTGGGRRSSAETATEAVSQGEGLYSDAVVPPAGLEPARP, from the coding sequence GTGGTGCAGTTCCAGGGCGTGGAGTATCCGGGCAAGCACGAACCGCTGGTGGATGAGGAGACCTGGCAGGCGGTGCAGGCTGTGCTGGGCTCCCATCGCAGTGGCGAGCGGGAGCGGATGCACAACCACTTCCTGAAGAGCACGGTGGTGTGTGGGCAGTGTGGTAGCCGGCTGCTGGTGCAGAACACGAAGAATGGCAAGGGGGTGCTCTACCCCTACTTCATTTGCGCCAGGCGGCAGCGGCTGCATGACTGCTCCTTCAAGGCGGTGCTCATTGAAGTGGTGGAGGCACAGATGCAGGAGGTGTATCGGCGGCTGCACGTGAGCGAGGCAGATCGGCAGGAGATTGAGCGGTATCTGCTGGCGGAGCTGGCGCGGATTGAGGGGGAGAAGGATCGGAACGTCCGGTCGCTGACGGTGCGACGGACGAACCTGGAGGATGAGCGGCGCAGGCTGCTACAGGCGCACTACGGTGGAGCGGTGCCGCTGGAGCTGCTCAAGGAGGAGCAGGAGCGGTTGAGGCGAGAGCTGGCGGGGATTCAGCGTCAGCTCGATGCCTACCAGGCGGATGCCAAGCTGGTGCGGGCGCATGTGGAGCAGGCGCTGGATCTGCTGGAGGACTGCTACCGGCTGTATATGGCGGCACCGGATCACTTGCGGAAGCAGCTCAACCAGGTGTTCTTTGAGCGGGTGCTGGTCAATCCGGTGGTGGATGAGGACGGGCGGGTCATCCTGCCTGGCGACGGTGGTGATGGACATGGGGGCCTGCAGGATGAGGACGACGATGGTGTGAAGGGCGCTGGTGATGAACCTGATGGACAGCGTGGCTGTGATGAGCAGGAGATTGCCGTAGGGCGACGGCAGCTGAGTGGTGGGAGTCAGGCGGACGATGCTGGAGACGAGCCAACGCGTCGAGCCGATGAGGCGCCCTGCTCTGTCCGCGTGGCGGACACCAGCAGCGATGTCTGGCTGGAAGCACGGCTCAACCGGCCGTTCGACCAGCTGGCCAGTGCACGACTGCGGGCTGTGGCACGGATTGCTGCCCTACGAAAAACGCCCACCTCGACAGGAGGTGGGCGACGGTCCTCGGCTGAGACAGCCACAGAGGCTGTTTCTCAGGGTGAGGGTTTGTATAGCGATGCTGTGGTGCCCCCGGCGGGACTCGAACCCGCACGCCCGTAG
- a CDS encoding Nif3-like dinuclear metal center hexameric protein, which produces MSHTSAPVSSTAGRQSSRSDSDGPLSVGDVVALVESAAPPGLAASWDSNGLICGDPADPARSILLAVDPVAAVVDEAIDSGVDMIITHHPLYLRGTDHVAATDPKGRTIHRLIRAGIALLNAHTSLDAAHGGVADALAARVGLTSTVPLEPDPAAPDQGIGRIGVLPQPVTLRQLAADVAAALPDSAPGLLVGGDPDAVVERVAVSGGAGDSLLGRAREAGADVFLTADLRHHPASEHLEAGRPYLLCGTHWATEWVGLEPLAQRLQEGARSQGASLSVQVSRIVTDPWVLRLSTGSGQA; this is translated from the coding sequence ATGAGCCACACCTCTGCACCCGTATCCTCCACCGCCGGACGCCAGTCCTCGCGAAGCGACTCGGACGGGCCCCTGAGCGTCGGCGACGTCGTCGCTCTCGTGGAATCCGCCGCACCTCCCGGCCTGGCCGCCTCGTGGGACTCCAACGGGCTCATCTGCGGAGACCCCGCCGACCCGGCACGCAGCATCCTGCTGGCCGTTGACCCCGTGGCGGCCGTCGTCGACGAGGCCATCGACTCCGGCGTCGACATGATCATCACCCACCACCCGCTCTACCTGCGCGGAACCGACCACGTCGCGGCCACCGATCCCAAAGGGCGCACCATCCATCGGCTCATTCGCGCCGGCATCGCGCTGCTCAACGCCCACACCAGCCTCGACGCCGCCCACGGGGGAGTGGCCGACGCCCTCGCCGCTCGCGTGGGTCTGACCTCCACCGTCCCCCTCGAACCGGACCCCGCTGCCCCGGACCAGGGCATCGGTCGTATTGGCGTGCTCCCGCAGCCCGTCACCCTGCGTCAGCTCGCCGCCGACGTCGCGGCCGCCCTTCCCGATTCGGCCCCCGGCCTCCTCGTGGGCGGTGACCCCGACGCCGTCGTCGAACGCGTCGCCGTCTCGGGAGGGGCCGGAGACTCTCTCCTGGGACGGGCGCGCGAGGCTGGAGCCGATGTCTTCCTCACCGCCGATCTGCGCCACCACCCAGCCTCCGAACACCTTGAGGCCGGCCGTCCCTACCTGTTGTGCGGGACGCACTGGGCCACCGAGTGGGTCGGCCTGGAGCCCCTGGCCCAACGGCTTCAGGAGGGCGCCCGGTCCCAGGGAGCCTCCCTGAGCGTCCAGGTCTCCCGTATTGTCACGGACCCCTGGGTGCTGCGCCTGTCCACCGGATCAGGCCAGGCGTGA
- a CDS encoding zinc ribbon domain-containing protein, with translation MTSAPIAQQRLLIDLQDLDSRLARLRHERKHLPVLSRIESVIERLKANKRAAIQADAALSDAKAKATRSEDEVGQVVRRAEVLRERLHSGNSAARDLSAIQGEIDQLGQRQSALEEAQIVAMEALDSAREETERLSREESEIRAAGRELTAKRDAEFTRLDTEIESLENQRADLAGTIEATLLADYEAVRVSTGGLGAVALRGRTIEGGAVEISPQELARIMAAPEETVIHAEENDVIVVRMDI, from the coding sequence GTGACAAGCGCCCCCATCGCCCAGCAGCGCCTTCTCATCGACCTGCAGGACCTCGACTCCCGCCTGGCACGGCTGCGTCACGAGCGCAAGCACCTTCCGGTTCTCAGCCGCATCGAATCGGTCATCGAGCGCCTCAAGGCGAACAAGCGAGCCGCCATTCAGGCCGACGCCGCCCTCAGTGACGCCAAGGCCAAGGCGACCCGAAGCGAGGACGAAGTCGGTCAGGTGGTGCGTCGCGCCGAGGTGCTGCGCGAGCGCCTCCACTCCGGCAACAGCGCAGCCCGTGACCTCTCCGCCATCCAGGGGGAGATCGATCAGCTCGGTCAGCGCCAGTCGGCCCTGGAGGAGGCGCAGATCGTGGCCATGGAGGCGCTCGACTCGGCCCGTGAGGAGACGGAGCGCCTCAGCCGGGAGGAGTCCGAGATCCGCGCAGCCGGGCGCGAGCTCACCGCCAAGCGGGACGCCGAGTTCACCCGGCTCGATACGGAGATCGAGTCTCTGGAGAACCAGCGGGCGGATCTGGCCGGAACCATTGAGGCGACCCTCCTTGCCGACTACGAGGCGGTTCGCGTCTCCACCGGGGGTCTTGGCGCGGTCGCCCTCAGGGGGCGGACCATCGAGGGCGGCGCCGTCGAGATCAGTCCTCAGGAGCTGGCGCGCATCATGGCCGCTCCCGAGGAGACGGTCATCCACGCCGAGGAGAACGACGTCATCGTCGTACGGATGGACATCTGA
- a CDS encoding YaaA family protein, with the protein MRVLILLPPSEGKTAPDSGPPLALDSLLDAGRLTTARHEVMSALAEVSRRPDAASVLGLGPRSAELARANLSLETAPCAPAYQLFTGVLYEAAELDSATRSTAGREALEGHCVILSGLWGALSPTDLVPDHRLSMGTSISGPGRLSSFWRPHLAPVLEDMAASGLVVDCRSADYVAAWKPSARDGIEVMTVRVVRVLDDGSRKVVSHMAKRARGLLTGALLRAVAERSLCAQAQADDVVEVAERLDSVDAVELSEPDRQGQRVLTLVTR; encoded by the coding sequence GTGCGGGTGCTGATCCTGCTGCCTCCGTCCGAGGGTAAGACTGCTCCTGACAGTGGACCGCCGCTGGCCCTTGATTCGCTGCTGGACGCCGGGCGACTCACCACAGCGCGCCACGAGGTGATGTCGGCGCTGGCCGAGGTGAGCCGGCGCCCTGACGCGGCATCCGTCCTGGGACTGGGACCACGCAGTGCGGAGCTGGCCAGGGCGAACCTGTCGCTGGAGACAGCACCCTGCGCTCCGGCCTACCAGCTGTTCACCGGGGTCCTGTACGAGGCGGCGGAACTCGACTCGGCCACCAGGAGCACGGCCGGGCGCGAGGCCCTGGAAGGCCACTGCGTCATCCTCTCGGGGCTGTGGGGAGCGCTCTCCCCCACCGACCTGGTGCCCGACCACCGCCTGTCCATGGGAACGTCGATATCCGGGCCGGGGCGCCTCTCGTCCTTCTGGAGGCCGCACCTTGCTCCGGTGCTCGAGGACATGGCGGCGTCGGGTCTTGTGGTCGACTGCCGCTCGGCCGACTATGTGGCCGCGTGGAAGCCGTCGGCTCGTGACGGCATCGAGGTCATGACGGTGCGCGTGGTACGCGTGCTCGATGACGGCTCCCGCAAGGTCGTCTCCCACATGGCGAAGCGGGCTCGAGGGCTGCTGACCGGCGCGCTCCTCAGGGCGGTCGCCGAGCGGTCCCTGTGCGCACAGGCGCAGGCGGACGACGTCGTCGAGGTTGCCGAGCGGCTGGACAGCGTCGACGCCGTCGAGCTGTCCGAGCCGGACCGGCAGGGGCAGCGGGTCCTCACCCTGGTGACTCGCTGA